A stretch of DNA from Tigriopus californicus strain San Diego chromosome 11, Tcal_SD_v2.1, whole genome shotgun sequence:
agcaaatattaTGAAATGGTAGAAGATGATttgctttccatttttctgttttgaagaaaaagtggtaaaatcgattttgaaaacaaaaaaacccgatattttttgagccaaaatggtgAACAAAACGATAATAAAAAAGAGTGAAACTGCCGTGCTTATCACTGAAGGTGCCAAAATAGTCATGCTGGATGGAGGACACCAAACGTAGAAAGAAAGGTACATTAAAGGTAGCAAAAAGTGCATTTACAAAATGCATAATAGACACTAAATCCTGAGCAGTGAGCAGTGTCCATTTAGCTTACTGAAATTGGAATAAAAGGGTTGATTTCGTCATCAAATTTATGGATGATGAATTTAGGGCgataaaaatattgcaatTGATTGTCAAGAGAAAATGTCTTTAAACGCACAGAAtgaatcttttgaaaaagtaaaacgTCTAGGCTTTCCCGAAGACAGACTAACACCCATCAGCTGTTAAACAGTTCCTCGCCACTATGCAAATATgctatttttgatttttttaagcaCTGCTTTTCACCATGAAATGTGACCACAATCAGAACATTGTTGATCCTACTCGAACAAAATGATACTGAATATTCCTACCAATAGAGGGGTCCAAGATGAACCCATTAACTCCATTGCCCGTGCTGAGAACCATCATCAAGGCACTTCCATACAAAGCATATCCGGCTGCCACCAGTTGACGTCCTGGTTGAAGGACATCCTCCAAGGATGGAGCTGTTCCCTTGGGCGTTTTCCGCTTGTAAATCGCAAATATGGATCCAATGGACGCGAGACAATCGATGTTATTCGACCCATCCAAGGGGTCAAAACACACGATGAAGTTGCCTTGTTTCTCGTTCTCAACCTCAACCACATTGTCCATCTCTTCCGAGACCAAGAGGCATGTGGCAAAGGAGTTTCTGAAATGGGTTGATTCTTACACATATCCTCAACAATGGAACGGGATCGGGAACAACCGGCTCTTACCCAAGGTAATTGATGAACGTCTGATTGGCGAGAATGTCCAACTTTTGCTGTTCCTCCCCTTGGACATTGATGGAACCTTCAGCGCCAAATAACCTCGAGATACCCGCTCTTCTCACGGCAGCCCCGATGTTTTTCACCACACTCTGAATGGACACGAGTAAACTCACCAACTCTTGACCATCTGGTTTGTTCGTCAGATTATTCAGACAATGTCTCGTCAAGGTCAAGGAGTTGGAATTCAACCCTTGGGATTTGTGTTCCATGCTCTGGGATTGTAGGTGTGCTCAGCTGATCGTGAAGAGTggcaaaaaaactaaaaacaTGTGTCGATCGGTTCACTCACTGCAGGAAACAATGCTTTGTGGATGATCGGGATCTGTTAAACCGGTTCTGGACGAAACCCTCCAAGTCTACAAATACACAATGCCCAAATACATTGAGATTGCGTGTAGAGATCGGTCTTCGTAAAGGATTTCCATGGAAACAATTAAAGCGCGGTCAAACATTCATATTCAACCTTGGAAGCCAATAAATGAGATCCTTGTTAATGTAATCGATTCTAGAAATTTTAACTTACCTCTTTTTATTGTCGACTCAGGCACTTACTTTGGAGCTTTTCTGATTTGTGTGCGATAGAAGGTATGAAATACTTGTTCAGATGACATTGATTGATAGCAACGTTTCTTCCCGAATTTAATTCAGAAatagatgcaaaaaggatccATGAGTGATATGGTGTGTTTATTTGTTTTCGCCTTAGCATCGCCTGGGAAAGCTCATGACGTTTTTGTACCTTGAATACCTCTATCTTGATCAGTCATGCGCCCTCATGACACTTGAAGAATACGAAGTCCCAGTAATAGGGCTAAAacaagttttgattttttttttgccgcaTATATTATTATGTTTTACTTTGGGACGTACGTTTTAGATGAGTTCATATCTACTTGCTCAGAAAGTAATT
This window harbors:
- the LOC131891148 gene encoding fructose-1,6-bisphosphatase 1-like; amino-acid sequence: MEHKSQGLNSNSLTLTRHCLNNLTNKPDGQELVSLLVSIQSVVKNIGAAVRRAGISRLFGAEGSINVQGEEQQKLDILANQTFINYLGNSFATCLLVSEEMDNVVEVENEKQGNFIVCFDPLDGSNNIDCLASIGSIFAIYKRKTPKGTAPSLEDVLQPGRQLVAAGYALYGSALMMVLSTGNGVNGFILDPSIGEFVLTKPNITMNQTIRRQYSVNESYRNSWDPKIQHYIDTKKHGDEPIPQRYIGTFIADFHRTLMYGGIFLYPNNAASPAGKLRLLYECNPASFIIEQAGGRGTNGKEDILDIQPITIHDRTQVFLGSKHEIVDLHKCLHQ